A stretch of the Lactuca sativa cultivar Salinas chromosome 9, Lsat_Salinas_v11, whole genome shotgun sequence genome encodes the following:
- the LOC111881143 gene encoding protein FAR1-RELATED SEQUENCE 5-like, with protein sequence MSETEATNQTIEPYIAEDVDTNDFMEATYESEELNDFDVNIEFDKDEYNVEKILGKVFDTPDEAYTFYNDYSFLHGFGIRKDNTVKSTKTNEPYRKYYVCYKEGFKRVEKNDSIGNEKKRRRDVRTGCQAKLRIIRQEDGKWLVDLFNDTHNHELTMTPTNVIKHRSHSNFHRSIEGKSLMVQFGQAGLKPSQIKKAVNTMKSSNVADVTSKQFDSDQYFVVDLSDDGYPRNIFWADGRSRDAYTKFRDVVVFDVTYMTNKFKMHFSPFTGVNHHGQSILFGGALLENEKEETFEWLFEHFLKCMFGKYPKHETEHLRSYISRYGDFQETYRQWVNSDTIEQFEATWEDMCSKYELESNCWISDMYNQRIHWAKAFLKDIFFAVESRRAAEEDEDFKTMNSRPVLSSVHPIEAKADDQANRKKSMSLENASQSSCMGVSQVDMIPQLSVRDPLGPTTTKGRPKISNRIKSSSEAPKKRTCSYYQGLGHYATSCSKKRWMNRCKRKNDETCCLCEQKNNLDGC encoded by the exons ATGAGTGAAACCGAAGCAACTAATCAAACTATAGAACCATATATAGCCGAAGATGTTGACACAAATGATTTTATGGAAGCAACATATGAATCTGAAGAACTTAACGATTTTGATGTGAACATTGAATTTGACAAAGACGAATATAATGTTGAAAAGATACTGGGAAAGGTTTTCGATACGCCTGACGAAGCATATACGTTTTATAACGATTATTCATTTTTACATGGTTTTGGTATACGTAAAGATAACACGGTTAAAAGCACAAAAACAAATGAGCCTTATCGAAAATATTATGTATGCTACAAAGAAGGTTTCAAACGGGTAGAAAAAAATGATTCAATTGGAAATGAGAAAAAACGTCGGAGAGATGTTAGAACCGGATGTCAAGCAAAACTTCGAATTATAAGGCAGGAAGATGGAAAATGGTTGGTGGACTTATTTAATGACACACATAATCATGAATTAACCATGACACCAACGAATGTGATCAAGCATCGATCTCATAGCAATTTCCATCGTTCAATAGAAGGTAAATCTCTTATGGTGCAATTTGGTCAAGCAGGGTTGAAACCTTCTCAGATTAAAAAAGCTGTTAATACAATGAAATCCTCAAATGTAGCTGATGTTACTTCAAAACAAT TTGATAGTGACCAGTATTTTGTAGTGGATTTGTCTGATGATGGATATCCTAGGAATATCTTTTGGGCTGATGGTAGATCAAGAGATGCATATACAAAATTCAGAGATGTTGTAGTGTTTGATGTTACTTATATGACTAACAAATTCAAGATGCATTTTTCTCCTTTTACTGGGGTGAATCATCATGGTCAGTCTATACTTTTTGGTGGGGCATTGCTTGAAAACGAAAAAGAAGAGACATTTGAATGGTTATTTGAACATTTCCTCAAATGTATGTTTGGAAAGTATCCGAAG CACGAAACTGAACACCTTCGATCGTATATTTCCCGTTATGGTGATTTTCAAGAAACATACAGACAATGGGTAAATAGTGACACCATTGAACAATTTGAAGCAACATGGGAAGATATGTGTAGTAAGTATGAACTAGAAagcaattgttggattagtgacaTGTATAACCAACGTATACATTGGGCTAAAGCCTTCTTGAAGGATATTTTCTTTGCTG TCGAGTCACGAAGAGCCGCCGAAGAAGATGAAGACTTCAAGACTATGAACTCGCGACCGGTTCTTTCTTCAGTGCATCCAATCGAAGCAAAAGCAG ATGATCAAGCAAATCGAAAAAAATCTATGTCTTTGGAGAATGCATCTCAAAGTTCTTGTATGGGAGTTTCACAAGTAGATATGATTCCACAGTTATCTGTTCGTGATCCTCTTGGTCCAACTACTACAAAAGGGCGTCCTAAAATTTCTAATAGAATCAAGTCTTCTTCAGAAGCCCCCAAAAAACGAACATGCTCTTACTATCAAGGATTGGGTCATTACGCTACTAGTTGTTCAAAAAAAAG GTGGATGAATCGTTGCAAGAGAAAAAATGATGAGACGTGTTGTTTATGTGAGCAAAAGAATAATCTAGATGGTTGTTGA